Proteins encoded within one genomic window of Polaribacter sp. NJDZ03:
- a CDS encoding right-handed parallel beta-helix repeat-containing protein, with protein MKNFFTFMFLLFLGFTSSAQNETINVADFGIKPGKDVTLELYQLIDSLEGKKNITLFFPKGQYEFYPENAFEVYRAVTNHDNSLKKIAFPIFNFDGFTLDGNGSTFMFHGKIVPITVEGSKNTTLKNFTIDWEKSFVNELTVTENNKEENSFTVDVANEKFGFEVKNNQILFNHYDWQDEIGQNMAFDPATRSPIWQTKNYYLKPQSHKTAKIVKIDHKTAKFIDYTKSLPPVGTVFATYGNSPGANRFAPGIHLSNSKDNVLNNITVLAAGGMALIAERCENISLDTFIVTSRDDRTISTRADATHFLGCKGTIKLENCLLEHMLDDGINVHGAYVKVEKYLGNNTFLCETSHVQQWGFIFGEKGDEVMIMSRETILPIFKTEIKKVKVLNERRMLITVAEVPAKLPEGKLSLENLTWYPDLYMNKNIIRENRARGALITTKGKVVIENNYFSSQMHGILIEGDNNKWYESGGVDDVVIRNNIFNTIGFGNGESYPLLAAPLFTEDQRIGEDKFHRNIDFSNNIIKSFNGHLVDAFSVKGLKVTGNIIELSTDYPMGSTLPAVHLDFCEDVIIEKNQFKNFNFPIKIEVKENVNSIKIKRNKGVK; from the coding sequence ATGAAGAACTTTTTCACTTTTATGTTTTTGTTATTTTTAGGATTCACTTCTAGTGCACAAAATGAAACCATAAATGTTGCAGATTTTGGTATTAAACCAGGTAAAGATGTTACGTTAGAGCTGTATCAATTAATAGACTCTTTAGAAGGAAAGAAAAACATCACGTTGTTTTTTCCAAAAGGGCAATATGAATTTTATCCAGAGAATGCTTTCGAGGTTTATAGAGCAGTTACAAACCACGATAATAGTTTAAAGAAAATAGCTTTTCCAATTTTTAATTTCGATGGTTTTACGTTAGATGGAAACGGTTCTACATTTATGTTTCATGGTAAAATTGTACCAATTACAGTAGAAGGTTCTAAAAATACAACACTAAAAAACTTTACAATTGATTGGGAAAAATCTTTTGTAAATGAGTTAACGGTAACAGAAAATAATAAAGAAGAAAATTCTTTTACAGTTGATGTTGCCAATGAAAAATTTGGTTTTGAGGTTAAGAATAACCAAATATTATTTAACCATTACGATTGGCAAGATGAAATTGGTCAGAATATGGCTTTTGACCCTGCTACAAGATCTCCTATTTGGCAGACAAAAAATTACTATTTAAAACCACAATCTCATAAAACAGCAAAGATTGTTAAGATTGATCATAAAACGGCAAAGTTTATCGATTATACTAAAAGTTTACCTCCAGTAGGAACTGTATTTGCAACGTATGGCAATAGTCCGGGAGCAAATAGATTTGCACCTGGTATTCATTTATCAAACTCTAAAGACAACGTTTTAAATAATATTACTGTTTTAGCAGCAGGAGGAATGGCCTTAATTGCAGAAAGATGCGAAAACATTTCTTTGGACACATTTATAGTTACTTCTAGAGATGATAGAACAATTTCTACAAGAGCAGATGCTACTCACTTTTTAGGATGTAAAGGAACCATTAAGTTAGAAAACTGTTTGTTAGAACACATGCTAGATGATGGTATAAACGTTCATGGAGCTTATGTAAAAGTTGAAAAATATTTGGGTAATAATACCTTTTTATGTGAAACAAGTCATGTGCAACAGTGGGGCTTTATTTTCGGTGAAAAAGGAGATGAGGTAATGATTATGTCAAGAGAAACAATTCTACCAATTTTTAAAACAGAAATAAAAAAAGTTAAAGTTTTAAATGAAAGAAGAATGTTAATTACCGTAGCAGAAGTTCCTGCAAAATTGCCAGAAGGAAAACTTTCTTTAGAAAACCTTACTTGGTATCCGGATCTGTACATGAATAAAAATATCATTAGAGAAAACAGAGCAAGAGGAGCATTAATTACTACAAAAGGAAAAGTGGTTATAGAAAATAATTATTTTTCATCTCAAATGCACGGTATTTTAATTGAAGGTGATAATAACAAATGGTATGAGTCTGGTGGTGTAGATGATGTTGTAATTAGAAACAATATTTTTAATACGATTGGTTTTGGAAATGGAGAATCTTATCCATTATTGGCTGCCCCATTATTTACAGAAGACCAAAGAATTGGTGAAGATAAATTTCATAGAAATATAGATTTTAGTAACAATATTATTAAAAGTTTTAATGGTCATTTAGTAGATGCTTTTTCTGTAAAAGGATTAAAAGTTACTGGTAATATTATCGAATTAAGTACAGATTATCCTATGGGATCTACTTTACCAGCAGTACATTTAGACTTTTGTGAAGATGTAATCATTGAAAAAAATCAATTTAAAAACTTCAATTTCCCTATTAAAATAGAAGTAAAAGAAAATGTTAATTCGATAAAAATAAAACGAAATAAAGGAGTCAAATAA
- a CDS encoding T9SS type A sorting domain-containing protein, with amino-acid sequence MKISKDRFLSWCCFFFISVVFAQNPLDRALLADSYFYNPSINTANQLSFPNGASSTAALQSMINSLSNAGGGVLTINAGTYTLGQIHIKTGVHIRVYPEVIFKTTPMNSMFRVGYDNNFENVSNWSFQSTNGEKFTFDFSDMQPNDGIRAFQLGNTTNFRLADFVVLDNYTKFNAVSSGAVGNTNEPAKFASFGIIENLDIKKAHYGYGLTQNQVIQNTLFRDLSGEGGVTLRLESGFSGLADLYVTDKTLVINNVYGRNISCTNGAHAVMMSPHTITQGMVDVRDILGVSCEAVVSINFGFLSKDKGQSDANGNAINGHSAGTFSEESVIANVSATYGVNAQVRAARLRHIPCALRNYISSDKNLDDESYQAPSLAPVYYLALEEYVSKGNPAGRYKIVLDNVTHTGFSSEVRADGLITDGGENDFEGCDIDGSPIWITGEDKNTPNPLQTSTVAETLNTHKELMNDVVIYQLENQQVLRVKSDFNAKIKIYNLIGQLVKNVVKNNNEISIDTSQLSESVYIIRIESENKIITKKIIIK; translated from the coding sequence ATGAAAATTTCAAAAGATAGATTTTTATCTTGGTGCTGCTTTTTTTTTATAAGCGTTGTATTTGCTCAAAATCCTCTAGACAGAGCACTTCTAGCAGATAGTTATTTTTACAACCCTAGTATTAATACTGCAAATCAATTGAGTTTTCCTAATGGAGCTAGTTCAACCGCTGCTTTACAAAGTATGATAAATAGTTTGTCTAATGCTGGCGGAGGAGTTTTAACCATAAATGCGGGCACGTATACTTTGGGGCAAATTCATATAAAAACAGGGGTGCATATTCGTGTGTATCCAGAGGTTATTTTTAAAACAACCCCAATGAATTCTATGTTTAGAGTTGGATATGATAATAATTTTGAAAATGTTTCTAATTGGAGTTTTCAAAGTACAAATGGAGAGAAGTTTACATTTGATTTTTCAGACATGCAACCTAATGATGGTATAAGAGCTTTTCAATTAGGAAATACAACTAATTTTAGGTTAGCAGATTTTGTAGTTTTAGACAATTATACAAAATTTAATGCAGTTTCATCTGGAGCTGTTGGAAATACAAATGAACCAGCAAAGTTTGCCTCTTTTGGAATTATAGAAAATTTAGATATTAAAAAAGCACATTATGGTTATGGTTTAACCCAAAACCAAGTTATACAAAATACCTTATTTCGAGACCTATCAGGTGAAGGTGGTGTTACTTTACGCTTAGAGTCGGGCTTTTCTGGTCTAGCCGATTTATATGTAACAGATAAAACGCTTGTAATTAATAATGTTTACGGACGAAACATTTCTTGTACAAACGGAGCACATGCAGTTATGATGTCTCCACATACCATAACGCAAGGAATGGTAGATGTTAGAGATATTTTGGGAGTAAGTTGTGAAGCTGTGGTTTCTATTAATTTTGGTTTTTTATCAAAAGATAAAGGGCAATCGGATGCCAATGGAAACGCAATAAATGGGCATAGTGCAGGAACTTTTTCAGAAGAGTCTGTCATTGCCAATGTTTCTGCCACGTATGGTGTAAATGCACAAGTAAGAGCTGCACGATTAAGACACATTCCTTGTGCATTAAGAAACTACATTAGTTCGGATAAAAATTTAGACGACGAGTCTTATCAAGCTCCATCTTTAGCACCTGTTTATTACTTAGCTTTAGAAGAGTATGTTTCTAAAGGAAACCCTGCCGGAAGGTATAAAATTGTTTTAGACAATGTTACGCATACAGGGTTTTCATCCGAAGTTAGGGCAGATGGTTTAATTACCGATGGAGGAGAAAACGATTTTGAAGGTTGTGATATTGATGGTTCTCCAATTTGGATTACTGGTGAAGATAAAAATACTCCAAACCCTTTACAAACATCTACAGTAGCAGAAACATTAAATACCCATAAAGAATTGATGAATGATGTTGTTATTTATCAATTAGAAAATCAACAAGTTTTAAGGGTGAAAAGTGATTTTAATGCGAAGATTAAGATCTATAATTTAATAGGTCAATTGGTTAAAAATGTTGTTAAAAATAACAATGAAATAAGTATAGATACTTCTCAATTATCAGAAAGTGTTTATATAATTCGTATTGAATCAGAAAATAAAATAATAACTAAAAAAATAATTATTAAATAA
- a CDS encoding sulfatase, with product MNLFVKHSAFMVSVFISCALLSCKVNKQKNAEEPTTTNTYKKPNIVLLFVDDYGWSDIGYRNSTFNTPNLNQFKKESLDFTRAYIPTPTCSPSRVSLLTGKESARLEMSRHVPEEELFINEKYNLWPTDPVQRPSINYLPLEEVTYAEELKKHGYYNYFIGKWHVGHVGKYPIDQGFDAEFGTTDNGHPKSYYFPFFKNGDPRNFMKDYKEGDYLTDVLTDGAVDFIKNYDKTAPFMLSFWYYSVHGPSVGRKDLLKKYQDAGLEGKYAHHAAMVEAMDASVGRVRKAIKEKGIEDNTVIIVLSDQGGAYTNAPLSGGKKGGNTLGEGGARVPLLISYPGVTKPNTETDIPVQSIDIYPTLVELASGKKYQNDAIQGVSLVPLLKGNEIAKRNLYFLRSYEDQYAAVISGDWKLIKYHSGKFQLFNVTKDISEQHDLIGTGLKIEATLKEDIQNWERDFVPAYK from the coding sequence ATGAATTTATTTGTAAAACATAGTGCATTTATGGTTTCTGTATTTATTTCTTGTGCTTTATTATCTTGTAAAGTGAATAAGCAAAAGAATGCAGAAGAGCCTACAACTACAAACACATATAAAAAACCAAACATTGTTTTATTATTTGTTGATGATTATGGTTGGTCTGATATTGGATATCGAAATTCTACTTTTAATACGCCAAACTTAAATCAATTTAAAAAAGAAAGTTTAGATTTTACACGAGCATACATTCCAACACCAACTTGTAGTCCGAGTAGAGTTTCTTTGCTTACAGGTAAAGAATCTGCAAGGTTAGAAATGTCTAGACACGTACCGGAAGAAGAGTTGTTTATCAACGAAAAATATAATTTATGGCCTACTGATCCTGTACAAAGACCTTCTATAAATTATTTGCCTTTAGAGGAAGTTACCTATGCAGAAGAATTAAAAAAGCACGGATATTACAATTATTTTATTGGTAAATGGCATGTTGGTCATGTAGGGAAGTATCCTATAGATCAAGGTTTTGATGCTGAGTTTGGTACAACAGATAACGGTCACCCTAAGAGTTATTACTTTCCTTTCTTTAAAAATGGAGATCCAAGAAATTTTATGAAGGATTATAAAGAAGGAGATTATTTAACGGATGTTTTAACGGATGGAGCGGTAGATTTTATTAAGAATTACGATAAAACAGCTCCTTTTATGTTGTCTTTCTGGTACTATTCTGTACACGGACCTTCTGTAGGAAGAAAAGATTTATTAAAAAAGTATCAAGATGCTGGTTTAGAAGGTAAATACGCACATCATGCAGCTATGGTAGAAGCAATGGATGCATCTGTAGGGCGTGTAAGAAAAGCAATCAAAGAAAAAGGAATTGAAGATAATACCGTAATTATTGTGTTGTCAGATCAAGGAGGTGCTTATACAAACGCACCATTAAGTGGAGGTAAAAAAGGAGGTAATACTTTAGGAGAAGGTGGAGCAAGAGTACCGTTGTTAATTTCGTATCCAGGAGTAACCAAACCAAATACAGAAACCGATATTCCTGTACAATCTATAGATATTTACCCAACATTAGTAGAGTTAGCTTCTGGTAAAAAGTACCAAAACGATGCGATACAGGGAGTTAGTTTAGTACCTCTTTTAAAAGGGAATGAAATTGCAAAACGTAATTTATATTTCTTGAGAAGTTACGAAGATCAATACGCAGCCGTAATTTCTGGAGATTGGAAATTGATAAAATACCACTCTGGTAAATTCCAATTATTTAATGTAACCAAAGACATTAGTGAGCAGCATGATTTAATTGGCACAGGTTTAAAAATTGAAGCTACTTTAAAGGAAGATATTCAAAATTGGGAACGTGATTTTGTACCTGCTTATAAGTAA
- a CDS encoding TonB-dependent receptor — protein MKLNFLLKNKILAYSLLSLFAILCCSFDAYAQKVAIKGTITDQFGTPLPGVSVLEKGSTNGTTTDFDGVYTISVSDQKAFLTFSYIGYATKEVQVNNQTNINVALEEEVGQLDEIVLVGYGSVKKSDVTGSVSSVSAEELTKTQSTSIAQAIQGRAPGVSVTKSSGQPGSTPTVRIRGVGTVNNADPLYIVDGVPVNDITNVNMDDAETVQVLKDASATAIYGSRGANGVVLITTKVGSKNRSTISYKTYTGIENRIDNLDVMNAEQWATLYNEGKVNDGATPEAAFADPSSLESYNWKDAVYRTGTIVSHQLSLSGGGEKTSYYVSFGKLKQKGIVSNTSFDRTNFRVNSTYQIKPQIRVGQNIQYSKSSSNAVASFGGNSNNKTAFIGFVVDPVSPIYNTDGSPARPLYSTEIRNPVGLTLYEQTPLTKESFLGNVFVEADLMKGLKFKSNYGLEVNNRKMDNFQSEYFISAEQNRPENIYSLLRSENRVSVWSNTLSYNTTIKEKHSISALLGHETQQLDFNNVLASRSAIPEGIENPTLGSGAIDSSTNNGTISSSSLLSYFGRLNYNYDDRYLFTGTYRIDGSSRFGDNNRFAQFPSLALAWNIHNEKFYNIDVINQFKFRVGWGETGNQNIPNSAIFSTLSTSENYLLGNDETTVVGLAPLSPGNPDLKWETTTTSNVGLDLGLLHNALTFTADYFIKTTSNMLLESPILQTSGYQSPPTINAGEIENKGLEFSLNYKKRMNDFFFSVGGNIAFIDNTVLSLATKGSVISTGATGNGYTGISRTEAGRPIASFYGLEAIGIFQNQDEIDNNASLNGNKPGDVRYKDLNEDGSINDDDRTFIGSPLPDFTYGINLDMTYKQFDMTMFFQGVQGNKIFNATSYLLDGKLDSNLNTEYLGRWTGEGTTNSIPRATFDGFANNSKQSSRFVEDGSYLRLKNVQIGYNFSKDVLSKTFFSKARIYVAGQNLFTITDYSGLDPELGVDETQNDGSRTSLDIGIDRGRYPSTRSFSLGLDINF, from the coding sequence ATGAAATTAAACTTTTTATTAAAAAACAAAATATTAGCATACAGCCTACTAAGCTTATTTGCTATTTTATGCTGTAGTTTTGATGCGTATGCACAAAAAGTAGCTATAAAAGGGACTATTACAGATCAATTTGGTACACCTTTACCTGGTGTAAGTGTATTAGAAAAAGGTAGTACAAACGGTACAACAACCGATTTTGATGGTGTTTATACTATTTCTGTATCTGACCAAAAAGCTTTTTTAACTTTCTCTTACATAGGATACGCTACAAAAGAAGTTCAAGTAAACAATCAAACAAACATTAATGTTGCTTTAGAAGAAGAGGTAGGGCAATTAGATGAGATTGTTTTAGTTGGGTATGGTAGTGTAAAAAAATCTGATGTAACAGGTTCTGTATCTTCAGTAAGTGCAGAAGAGCTTACTAAAACTCAAAGTACTTCTATAGCACAAGCAATTCAGGGTAGAGCTCCAGGGGTTTCAGTAACCAAAAGTTCTGGACAACCAGGTTCTACACCAACGGTAAGAATTAGAGGTGTTGGTACAGTTAATAATGCAGACCCATTATATATTGTAGATGGAGTGCCTGTTAATGACATTACCAATGTAAATATGGATGATGCAGAAACGGTTCAAGTATTAAAAGATGCATCAGCAACTGCTATTTATGGTTCTAGAGGTGCTAACGGAGTAGTGTTAATTACTACAAAGGTAGGAAGTAAAAATAGATCTACGATTTCTTACAAAACCTACACAGGTATTGAAAATAGAATTGATAATCTAGACGTGATGAATGCAGAGCAATGGGCAACTCTTTACAACGAAGGAAAAGTAAATGATGGAGCTACTCCAGAAGCTGCTTTTGCAGATCCATCATCATTAGAGTCTTATAATTGGAAAGATGCTGTTTATAGAACAGGTACTATTGTAAGCCATCAATTATCTTTATCTGGTGGAGGAGAAAAAACATCTTATTATGTTTCTTTTGGTAAATTAAAACAGAAAGGAATTGTAAGCAATACGTCTTTTGATAGAACAAACTTTAGAGTAAATAGTACGTATCAAATAAAACCTCAAATTAGAGTAGGGCAAAATATACAGTATTCAAAATCAAGCTCTAATGCTGTAGCTTCTTTTGGGGGGAATTCTAATAATAAAACAGCTTTTATTGGATTTGTTGTAGACCCAGTCTCTCCAATTTACAATACAGATGGTTCACCTGCAAGACCTTTATATTCTACAGAGATTAGAAACCCTGTGGGTTTAACATTGTATGAACAAACACCTTTAACAAAAGAAAGTTTTTTAGGAAACGTTTTTGTAGAGGCTGATCTTATGAAAGGTTTAAAGTTTAAATCTAATTATGGTTTAGAAGTTAATAACAGAAAGATGGACAACTTTCAATCTGAATACTTCATCTCGGCAGAACAAAATAGACCAGAAAATATTTATAGTTTATTAAGATCAGAGAATAGAGTAAGTGTTTGGTCTAATACGTTAAGCTATAATACTACAATTAAAGAAAAGCATAGTATTAGCGCCTTGTTAGGACATGAAACTCAACAATTAGATTTTAATAATGTTTTAGCGAGTAGAAGTGCAATTCCAGAGGGAATCGAGAATCCTACATTGGGTTCAGGAGCTATAGATTCATCAACAAATAATGGTACTATTTCTAGCTCATCATTATTGTCTTATTTTGGTAGACTAAATTATAATTATGATGATCGATATTTATTTACAGGTACTTATAGGATTGATGGTTCTTCTAGATTTGGAGACAACAATAGATTTGCTCAATTTCCATCTCTAGCCTTAGCATGGAATATTCATAATGAAAAGTTTTATAATATTGATGTCATTAATCAATTCAAATTCCGTGTTGGTTGGGGAGAAACAGGAAACCAAAACATCCCTAATTCTGCAATATTTAGTACGTTAAGCACTAGTGAAAATTATTTATTAGGTAATGATGAAACAACGGTAGTTGGTTTAGCGCCATTAAGCCCTGGTAATCCAGATTTAAAATGGGAAACAACAACTACTTCAAACGTAGGTTTAGATTTAGGTTTGTTACATAATGCACTTACATTTACGGCAGATTATTTTATAAAAACAACTTCTAATATGTTGTTAGAATCTCCAATTTTACAGACTTCTGGTTATCAATCACCTCCAACAATAAATGCAGGAGAGATTGAAAATAAAGGACTAGAATTCTCATTAAATTATAAGAAAAGAATGAATGATTTTTTCTTTAGTGTGGGAGGTAATATTGCTTTTATAGACAATACAGTACTTAGTTTAGCAACAAAAGGGAGTGTTATTAGCACAGGAGCTACTGGTAACGGTTATACTGGTATTAGTAGAACTGAAGCAGGTAGACCTATCGCTTCTTTTTACGGATTAGAAGCAATTGGAATTTTTCAAAATCAAGATGAAATAGACAACAATGCTAGTTTAAATGGAAATAAACCAGGAGATGTTAGGTACAAAGATTTAAATGAGGATGGTTCAATTAACGATGATGATAGAACTTTTATAGGTTCTCCATTACCAGATTTTACTTACGGAATTAATCTTGATATGACATATAAGCAATTTGATATGACAATGTTTTTTCAAGGAGTACAAGGGAATAAAATTTTTAATGCTACCTCATATTTGCTTGATGGAAAGTTAGACTCTAATCTAAATACTGAATATTTAGGAAGATGGACTGGAGAAGGTACTACTAATTCTATACCTAGAGCTACATTTGATGGGTTTGCTAATAACAGCAAGCAGTCTAGTAGATTTGTTGAAGATGGATCTTACTTAAGACTTAAAAATGTACAAATAGGGTATAATTTTTCAAAAGACGTTTTAAGTAAAACATTTTTTTCAAAAGCTAGAATTTATGTAGCGGGTCAAAATTTATTTACCATAACAGACTATAGTGGGTTAGATCCAGAACTGGGTGTAGATGAAACTCAAAACGATGGTAGTAGAACATCTTTAGATATAGGAATTGACAGAGGTAGATACCCATCTACAAGATCATTTTCTTTAGGACTAGATATTAACTTTTAA
- a CDS encoding RagB/SusD family nutrient uptake outer membrane protein produces the protein MKLYNNIKTYIKYSLLVVIITMVSCSDNLDSKSFGEPVLEDFYTNPVQAEQALIATYSSLRELYGTNFWAVMGTDMVFGEIGTDDFIKGGRTAENNAPLFERDKWAISTTNPIMAELWKVSYKGILYANLVIENVPNITFDDTERKKEILAEAHFLRAFYYLNLVNSFGGVPIIDRPLGIGEYNVPRATKEASYTFIEDDLKIAIADLPSRLSQGSDYTGRADKGAALGMMMRVSLYQNKMSQVETYGNQLFALGFELTPDYSTIFEPEGEWNSGSLFEISFLSDATASGSGIPQRVSPNSNKGGGFVQARDGLRNEYEANDPRLDATLYFSDATYGTDWYVRKYAWAPYTKYEIPTTSRSKNSSNNVRIIRLADAYLMYAEAIYSTNPAEAIKYVNKVRTRARGTALPTVVPDLLGTLSGQPLLDAIYHERRVELAGEGFRFHDLVRTGRAEALLSPYGFVEGKHEVMPIPLDQVTLSEGVLEQNNY, from the coding sequence ATGAAATTATATAATAATATTAAGACATATATAAAGTACAGTTTACTAGTTGTAATAATTACAATGGTTTCTTGTTCAGACAACTTAGATTCTAAATCTTTTGGAGAACCTGTTTTAGAAGATTTCTATACCAATCCAGTACAAGCAGAGCAAGCTTTAATAGCAACATACTCCTCTTTAAGAGAATTGTACGGTACTAATTTTTGGGCAGTAATGGGAACCGATATGGTTTTTGGAGAAATAGGTACAGACGACTTTATTAAAGGAGGACGTACTGCCGAAAATAATGCACCATTATTTGAAAGAGATAAATGGGCAATTTCTACAACAAACCCTATAATGGCTGAACTATGGAAAGTGAGCTATAAAGGTATTTTATATGCAAATTTGGTGATTGAAAATGTGCCCAATATTACTTTTGATGATACTGAAAGGAAAAAGGAAATTTTAGCAGAAGCTCATTTTTTACGTGCTTTCTATTATCTAAACTTAGTAAATTCTTTTGGAGGAGTACCAATTATAGATAGACCTTTAGGTATTGGAGAGTATAATGTACCAAGAGCAACAAAAGAAGCTTCTTACACTTTTATTGAAGATGATTTAAAAATTGCAATAGCAGATTTACCTTCAAGATTAAGTCAAGGTTCTGATTATACAGGTCGTGCAGATAAAGGAGCTGCTTTAGGAATGATGATGAGAGTTTCTTTATATCAAAATAAAATGAGCCAAGTAGAAACGTACGGAAATCAACTATTTGCTTTAGGTTTTGAATTAACACCAGATTATTCTACTATTTTTGAACCAGAAGGAGAGTGGAATTCTGGTTCTCTTTTTGAAATTAGCTTTCTTTCAGATGCAACTGCATCAGGTAGTGGAATACCGCAACGTGTAAGTCCAAACAGTAATAAAGGAGGTGGTTTTGTGCAAGCAAGAGATGGTTTAAGAAATGAGTATGAGGCAAACGATCCTAGATTAGATGCTACTTTATATTTTAGTGATGCTACTTACGGTACCGATTGGTATGTAAGAAAATATGCTTGGGCTCCTTATACTAAATATGAAATACCAACAACAAGTAGAAGTAAAAATAGCTCTAATAATGTTCGTATTATTAGACTTGCAGATGCGTATTTAATGTATGCAGAAGCTATTTATAGCACAAACCCTGCAGAGGCAATTAAGTATGTTAACAAAGTTAGAACTAGAGCAAGAGGTACTGCTTTACCTACTGTAGTTCCAGATTTACTAGGTACATTATCAGGTCAACCTTTATTAGATGCTATTTATCATGAAAGACGTGTAGAGTTGGCTGGAGAAGGTTTTCGTTTTCACGATTTAGTAAGAACTGGTAGAGCAGAAGCTTTATTAAGTCCTTATGGGTTTGTAGAAGGCAAGCATGAGGTAATGCCAATACCTTTAGATCAAGTTACGTTGTCTGAAGGTGTTCTAGAACAGAATAATTACTAG